caaggaggtAGTCAAATACTGCCCAGAGCGTATCGCTGGGGAAGTAGTCGTCTCCAGGGGCCGTCTTGCACTGACCAAAGAGACTCCGTCTGTGGATAGTCACTTCCTTGTCATTGTCAAACTCGAACAATTCAACATGAGAGAGTCCAAGGGaggtgaggttgttgaggacCCTATCGGTGAGTTGCGTAGACTCATCAAGGAAGAGAggagccttggccttggaagaaCTCCTGGAGACAGCCTCGCTGGCTGGAGCAATGGCCGACTTATCGACGGCTAGATTTTGTTAGCTCTGTTTCAGCACGTAATCCATCGGACTCACGTATGTCCTTGCCACCAACTTTGATAGTCTGGGCAAAGGATGCGCTAACGAGCGCCGCCAAGGTAAAGAACCGCATGGCAGACATGGTGACCAAGAGAGACAAACGACTGACGACAGTGGTCTAGAAGCTCAAGACTAGCCGGGTAGAGGCGGAATCCGTGGCCCTTCTATAAACGCCACAGCTCGAGGGAATCGTCCAGAAGGCATGACGAGCTGTGGGTGCGATGGATCTGCCAACTAGCACCAGGAACCACACCATGGGCTGAGGTTGGAGATATTTCAGGAGCAGAGACAAGGCATGCCATAGTCGGGAACCATGGAGAGTGGAACTCTGTTGGCTCTGGGTCTAGAGGCATGAACGAGAAGGGACCGGGTTGTGGGCGGAGGATTCCCCGacaacacaaccaacagaCTCGAACTGGATGCCACTAGCACGAAGGAGCAGGACCGAGAACACTGGATGGATCTGGTGATTTTCTAGGAACGTAGGCTTTAGTTCGCCAAGATGTTCAAGGGGAGTAAgccttggctgccatgcTGCAACGTAGTTCGTGGATGAATTGTGGCGCTCGAAAGATCCCGTcaaagaggctgaagatTGTCGATTGTCGATCGATGTAGGGACGGGTTGGATGAGCTGAACAAAGTGAGCTCCACTGATATGAGCTGGTGATGTTTCATCGCTTCAAGGCTGGCTAGCGGAGGCGGGCTGTGAGGCAGCATGACTTGGATGCAACGCCACTCGAGTTGACAGATGAACTGACAACGGGAGCTAATGCATAGTTTTGTTTCTAGAAGCCAGCCGTGGCATGTGGTACTCTGAATGAGGTAATGAATCTGGTTGAATATGTTCTTGAGTGATACCTCACGCGACCAACGCATCGCGACATTTTGTCTATAGCCGCTGCAGGCGAAAGAATTACCAAGGTTTGATCCTTGGATGGAGATCAATCGAGACCCTCACTAGGACTTAGATGGTTTGAATTCCAGCCCTTTGATATGCCGGGATGAACTGCAAGGAAGAGGCTTGTTGGCGGATGCAGAGAGGGGAGCTAGGATCTCTCAAAGATCGATGCGGCCTGCAGAGTAAGCCTTCTGTAACAGACCAGGAGGTGGGGGAAGCGATGATTTTCTGCCCCTGATATTATGAGCAAATTCAGAAATGACTCGAGTAGGAGGTTTCGGTAGTTGTCTTCGGTTTGTGATTTGGATATTGTTcatgttggtgttgaaggttAAAGTTGAGTTGAGTTGTTATTATCTTAAACTTTGAACTCTGATTGATTAGATGGATGGTCTTGAAGATtatgttttctttttttcgtaataaaaaaaaagtttcCTAGATTAACGAGATGGGGAGAAAGGAAGTCATTGCCGATGGCAACATCTGATTTACTCGCAAAGTGGGAACCACTCCTTGCATCTCCGCCAACGGGCACCAAAGGATCGCCGACCCTGATTTTTACTAGCAAGGGTATAATGACATGTCGTTATAGGAGGGACAAAGAGTTGGTTCTAGTCGACGGAAACTTGGGGCGAGTGGCTACACAGGAGCGATTTGTCAAGTCGTAGTCAGATGTCGGATCATGACTAGAAACCATCATGGTTACACCACTGGATAGCCTCTGAAGAATCATGCAGGATATTCCGCGTTGCTTTAGTGAATTAGCTCAATGATCGACATGAAATACTCTATCGAATGCTTTCTCGCAGTGATAACCCACTATAGACTCGTTTATCGACCACACTCGTCAAGTCTTGGACGTCCGTCTGTGGATTCAAAcatccaacctcgacgactGAAACACGCAGTTGATCCCATGACGCAGGGGACAACCTATCTACTTCCGTGGGGCGTGAGATTCAGCCCATTACTCGTTCGCCACTTGGACCACGGCCCCGGTGCATGCGTGCTCTCATGTTCCTTCTCCCGCTCTCATACAGCCCTCTATCTTCCACAGCAAGGGACCGCTTCCGGTTCGTTCTTTGTACGAGGGAGGACCCATCGACGAACGGGCTTCAGCCGCCTTCTGCAGGCAAACATGTCTGAAGCGTGGTGCGAGCATGGTGGTACGCTAGctcctcttttttcttgtttCTCCTGAAGGCCTAGCTTGCGACATGTACGGCATATAGGTAGATCTAACACCCTAAGCAGAGATCAACATGATCCATTCCCTCTTTCCTCTTTACCCTTTTGGAGTGTTGACCTTATCAAATATCGTTCGGCCTTTTTGAGCTGgttctcaacctcgatggACGTTGGAGCTGTGCAGAGGCTCGTCGGAGAGCTGCACAAGAGAGCCACAGATGGCTCCGAGGCGATTGACGATGGGTATCCTTATTCGCGGCTTCAGCAGATTGGGTACTTCATCTTATTCTTCTTTCCCATAATGGCCTTTTGCGTCTGGGTACTTCGTATATATGGGCGCTTCTCGACGAAGCAATACAGCTGGGGTAAGTTGACATAGTCTTTCTTTTCGCAAAGATACTGACTATGTTTAGATGACTTGCTTATTACTATGGCAATGGTATACTATATGCCTTACCTATCACCCTTACAAGCTAACAGGCCTAGGCCCTATCCATCGCCGAAACAATCTGCTCCTACTACTCGATGCGCCTCAACTACATCGGCATCCACAAAAAGGACATCCCCCTGACCCAAGACTTTGTCCTCGGACAGAAATGGGCCTTTACAATCCAGATCCTCTATAATCCGATCCTCGCCCTGGTAAAAACATCggtcctcctcttcctcatgcGTCTCGGCGGTCAAAAGCGCGAGGTCCGCCTCTGCATAatcagcctcctcgtcttcaacctcTGCCAGATGGTCGCCATTTTCTTTGCCTGCATCTTCCAGTGTACACCTGTCAGCTACTTTTGGGGCCGCGCGAAGGAGGAGAGTACGAGGCCAGATGGCATGTGCATTAACCAGAATGCCTTTTACATTGCCACGTCGAGCCTTACCATCCTGACCGATGTGCTGGTTCTTATTCTGCCGTTTTGGATATTTTTAGGGTTGAAGCTGCCTCTCAAGGTGAGGGCGGCAATCATTGGAGTGTTTGTCCTCGGAGGAGCGTAAGTAAAAAGACCTGAACGAGAGTGATTGCCCGCTGACTCTTCAAGTGTTACCATCATGAGTATCCTCCGTATGTCTTGGCTCATCGAGACGGCCTACTTTACCGACTTCATGGACCCCGATCTGGACTGGAGTTACGATATTCGATTCACCTACTCTGCCGTTGAGAccaacttggccatcatcacggcaTCGGCGCCGGCTCTGCGACCTCTCTTCCTTCAGTGGTTCCCCAAGTTCTTCTCAGCACTCAAGTCATCAGGAAACAAGTACTCATCAACAAGAGACGGCTACGGAcgatcgacgacgacgggaaCAGCGAAGCGATCGCGTGGTGGTACGGGTGTTCGGAGCAGTCTTGCAGGACCGTTCCCACTCAAGGATATCAAGGGCCGATCCGAGATCCGGTCACACTCGCCGACCAACTCGGAGGAAGAGATCATGACATACAACGGCATCCTCAAGACATCTGAAGTAGCTGTGCAGTACGGCGAGAGGGTGCCGGCGACACATCTGAGAGACGATAGCGAGACCGAGTCGTCGAGGTATGGTTTTGGACCGCGTACCACTCATGATCGTTTCTAGATTCTGTTTTTGGGTTGAGCTAGTAGAGTAGATTTTAGAATATTTACATTTTGGCCTTTAGCTGTAAAGTAGTGATAATGACGATCAATAAAGAAACCACACATTGCACGAAATGACCGCTAGTGCCCTTTAATCCCTCCGATGTACCCATATTTATATACTCGCAATTATTCCATACAAATTCTATAATATCCTTAAATACTGCAATATTTGAGCTGCGATTGGAGCGTCAATGTTCCTTTTTGCGGTTGACAGGGCTCATGTCACTTTGACGTCCAACTTGCCCCTCACCTCGCGATATTCCAACCCCCCACCTTGAGGTATGACGCCTCAACTCTCACCTTCATTCTCACCATTACACTCATCGAGCTTGTGCAAAATCTCTCGAATTCAACGCTCATCGCAATGACTGAGCGAACCGTCCTCGTCACCGGTGCCACTGGCCTCCTGGGTCGCGAAGTTTCGGCTTCGTTTGGACTGCGGGGCTGGAATGTCAAGGGAACAGGCTATTCTCGCGCAGATGGAATCAGCACCCTCAAGGTTGATCTCGGCAATGAATCTGAAGTAGCAAGCCTTCTTGATGAGACCAAGTTCGAACACCCGTTGTTTTGTTAATCTGGCGCTGTAAAGCTAACGTTGTGCTATCACTAGACCGCAGGTCATCGTTCACTGTAAGCCAACACTGCCCTGACCTTGTTCTACTACGACTGACCGAGAACGATAAGGCGCTGCTCAGCGATTCCCAGACAAGGTCGACAAAGACCCAGAGGCTGCAAGAGCCCTCAATGTGGCAGCGAGCAAGTCTCTCGCTCAGCTGGCAGCTGACAGAGACATCTTTGTCATTTACATCTCAACCGACTACGTCTTCCCTGGCGTGCCAGGAGATGCCCCGTATGAAGCCGACGCCGAGCCGCGGCCGACCAACCTCTACGGCCAGACCAAGCTGGATGGCGAGCGTGCCGTGCTAGAGACGTTCGCAAAGGCTGGCAAGGAGGGCTTGGGGGTCGTGCTCCGAGTCCCCGTCTTGTACGGCAATGCTGAAACGCCAGCCGAGAGTGCCGTCAACGTTCTGATGGATGCCTTGTGGAAGGCTCAGACACAAGGGATTGAGGTCAAGATGGATCATTGGGCCATCCGGTATCCCACCAATACCGAAGACATTGGACGGGTCTGCCACGGTATGTTTCACTCTACCTCTAGTCATGATGTTTCGAGCCAGATGGCGCGTTGTTGGCCGGTGTATCTTCTCAACTCATTCACGACAGGTGATAGAGGCTTACTGACACTGTTCACCAGACATCTCGGTCAAGTATCTCGACACCGCACCTGGTGATAGAGCTGGCCTCCCCCATATCCTCCAGTTCTCGAGCGAAGATCGCATGACAAAGTACGAGATCGTCCAGCTGTTCGGAGAAATTATGGGCCTGTCGACGGAGGGCATCAAGCCCAACACCGAGGGGAATGATCCAAATGCCAGTGTCCAGCGCCCATACGACTGTCACTTGAGCACAAAGGCGCTGCGGGACTTGGGGATCGACGTTTCGGCGTGCGACTTCAAGGGCTGGTGGCGGCGCGAGGTTCGCGCGTTTCGCAAGTAAGGGTGCATGCCGTTGAAGCCGATTGGGGCACGCTTGGCGGGCTGATGTCTTGGAACTGATGTTTGGGGTACATGCTTTCCTCGAGCTTGAGTCGTGCTGGAGAAAAGGGAGTCTTGTCTCGCATTGGCACCCGCACCATACCTCGTGGCATGTATAAGAGCGAATCTCGAACTTGCGTCGCTGGGTCTCGTTTTATTAGGAAGAGGCCGCTGAAGGTAGCAACTGAGTTGACGGAATTGGTCATGTAGTAGTCTCTGCGATTCTTGGAAATCTGAGATTTGATCCTCTAGTCTATAGTCAGCGAAATAAGTGGCAGTTTAACTTGCAGATGTACCTAATCGTATGCAATGCatgtctctcttctttcgGCTCAACCCTCCCCGATCTTCTGGGTTGTGCAATCATTACCTCTGCCCAGGCCCAGCCATCCAACAGATAGGTAGACTTGTCTTCATTGTGTTTCCCGTCAAGCGTTGACTGAGACTGGAATGGATTCTCGAGGCCCAAGAGGGCGGGACTTGATGCTTCGGCTTTTCAGGGCTGGGGATGTGAATCTGGCTCCATGCCAGACGGTTTGGGCGTTCAGCGCAGCACATACCATCTATCGCTGGTGGCATTGCATGGCCTTCGTTTTTTGAGACTTTGCGAGGGAGAGACTGGAAGCCTCCATTTACGCGGTGGAGGGGAACGTTGAGCAAGCGTTGAACCTGCCTCTTGATATTTGCTTCTGTTATCTGGGAAGGTGCCTCccttctttctttccttttgcTTTCTCGTCAACTGATACTTGCTACCCCAGAGGTTTAACaatccttttttttcttccatCACTTTCAATATTCACGCTTCATCAGCTTCAAATGTCGAAATGCTTCATCGCCGTTGAGCCCTTGCCGAGATTAtcgcccttctccttttcccgCCCTGGGGGACCGATCCTCCCGCCCAATCTACCTGCCTTTGCTAGACCAATACGTACCATCTTGAGAAAACGACACCGTCTTCCTCGACTTAATTAGTCTAGCTGTCAATTGACTTTCCAACGGTTCTGTGGGGAAGAAGACGGAATAGAAACAAATACGAGAACCCCTGCCGACGATCGCAAGCGATATTCGAGCTGTCGCCCAATCTATTGTCGACCGACAGCGGATCGATCCGACAACCTTGCACCTAAGGGCCTTTCGGGGACTACGATAGGGCTGCAGAAGCGCCCGCCATCCCATCCAGGGTCCGTCGTCCACTGCAGGAACCGATTCTTTAGTGGCGACAGACGAGGACGGCCCGCATCCAAATGgcgtcgtcgacgacgaccatGGCGGCGGTGGCCCCGCTGCAATTCGAAGACGCCTGGGATCAACCGCATGATGCCGTGAAGCCACCCATTCCCAAAATGTCGCGATTACGGAGTCTCCGGGGGAAGAGTGCCTCGTCATTAAGGCGCCGGGCGTTTGACGTGTATAGCGGACCACCTTCAGAGGGGAGCCATCTGGCTCAGGGAGATTGCTATCCCCGCCTGGACACGCCAACTCTATTAGGACGGCCCGTTGGTCGGCGTCGGTCCAAGAGCGTAGCCTCTGCGACTTTTATGCGTGGGCGTCCTCTGCTGTCGCCCaaggttcaggttcaggcACAGCAGGCGCCGCCTCCCGTTTCCTCTGTTTCAGCTGGCGCTCGTGGAGTCGCGCTCTTCAAGGGCCTCGCGGAGAGTGTAACAGGGGTTATTGGCGGTTTGGCTCCACGAGCTGCGGTGGGCGCCGTGGGAAATGGAGCCACGGCGCGTCGCCAAGGCTCGTCATCACCGGCGCCATCGTTGTGTCGGTCCCCAGCGCTCTCTCCTCGACCATCTCCATCGGTTCTCAGTTTTGCCAGCGCATCCAGCAATTTAAATTTAGCGTCTGGACCTCCAAGGGGCCCCTCGCCCGCCATCCCGCCCCTCCCAAGTCCCCTGTCCAGCCCCCTGTTCACCCTGACGCCTAAATCACCAAACTTCCCGTTGTCTGGTCcggtttcttcttctgcgcAACTCCCCTGGCCAACTCACAGTCACAGCCGTCCTCAAACTCCTACTCGAAGCCCGAGCCGTGGTCGCCGTCGCACTCGAGATTGGGATCAACCAAGGAAAACACCGTCCAACTCTCCCGCCTCAAGATCGCCCGCGCCAAAATCGCCTCTAGCATCGTCGCCTATTCTTCGTACCGTCCCATCGGCGAGTGACATCGCTCGCTTCAAGAGTCGCAaccttcttgcgcttcgcATAAACACTGAAACTGCAGAGCGCGTCGCACAGCTCGAGCGCGAGGAAGTCGACCGTCATCGTCaggaagagcaagaagcagaacTCTGGGCTGACGAGGTTGCTCGTCTAGAAGCGGAAACTGATCGCATTCTCGCTGAGGGGAGGAAACGTGACCTCGCTCGCATCCAGGCGCAGCTTgcgactccatcaccaaagtTCACCAGGTTCTTTTTCCTCGACAGGCTTCCTTTCTTGTCTCGCGGCAGGCGATCGAATGCTACTACGAGCCAAGCCGGCACGCCAAGCCCGAGGGCACCAACTATCTTCTCCATCGACTTCAGCCGCTCCAACAGCCTCGAGGATTCTTCATCTCCAGACAAGATGAGTTTTATAGAGCAAGGAGGCAAGGGCATTGTGCCAGGCATCGATGCGCCTACATCTGCCAGCAATGGAGGCGAAAGAGTGAGTCTCATTCCCCTATAGGTTGCAATCCCAAGTGGTGCTAATTTCATGACTCGTCCAGCGCGTGTGTGTACGATGCCTTTCATCCGTCATCAACCTTCCAGTCACTCCCGATACCTCGCCTATGGAGATTCTCTACTCGACCGCCAATCTCACTACCCACGATATCAACCCCAAGGAGAGCGTGATAATCGAGTGCTATGTCGAGCTCGGGTTGGAGCGCCGCCTCCGTCGCTATGAACGCATTCGTGATGTCATGAATTCATGGGACCGCGACCAGCAAAACTCGCTGCTTGTTGTCACCAATGACATCTCTGGGAGCTCCGATGCCGACCTCGATATCAACTCGGTTCCTCGTACGCCAACTCCTCCACCGGGCTTCACTTTCCAGATGTACCATTCATCCCGACCAGGGAAGTGGAATAAGCGGTTTATCACTCTGTTGGAGTCAGGCCAGATGTactcgtcaaagaagcccGATTCTAAACCCTCGGACAAGGACAGCACTGTTCTATGCCACTTGTCTGACTTTGATATCTACACTCCTCGAGAGAGCGAGGTTCGGCGTCATCTTAAAGCGCCCCGACGTTACTGCTATGCTGTTAAGAGTCAGCAGAAAACCTTTGTTTTCCCCAACGGCGAGAACTTTGTTCATTTCTTCTgcgccgaggatggcaaaCTTGCTAAGCGGTTCCATGAGCATGTACAAGGCTGGCGAAGCTGGTACCTTGTCAACAAGAAAGTTGACTTTAAAACGGACAAGGCGCCCCAAATCTCACTCAACTCGGACCCGGCGACATCCCCTACAAGCACCATGAAATCGACAAGCACCGTCACAAAGGGGGGTCACCGTCTGAAGGTCTCTGTGGATGAAACCCCTTATACCATTGGTGCCTTCCAACCACTCCTTGATATGGATCGCTTCGACAAGCCCTTGGAAGAATTCGGGAAGGATTTTCTTGATGAGAAGCCCAAAGATCAGGACAAGCATGAACACAAACATGAGCACAAGCACGAGTCTAAGACCGAGCTCGAGCGCAGGGTAACTCAGAAGCGCAACGTCTTGACCAAGACCAAATCTCTGCATCGCTCCCGCACAGCACCCCAGCTGCCTCAAGGCGAGGAGTTCTCCCCTGCCGGGTTGCTGGGTCAAGGCTACGAGGAGAAGCGTAAGATTGCGGAGCGAGCGCCTGTCAACAGCCCTCCtgccaccaacaccaactctGCCTTTACTCAGGGACCTTCGCTGCTGAATGGAGGTGTTACTTCGCCTACATTTGCGCAGGAAACCAAGACAGAGACCCGGCCCAAGGAGCAGTCGATGCGCTATCGCAGCCGGTCCGTCCGCGCCCCTAACACGAGGCCTACGACGGCGGATGCCAAGCGAGAGAAGATCCCCCCTCCACCAATCGGCCAGCCCCTTGTCAACTTTCCCGAGCCAAAGGGttggagagagagggagagagaaggcAAGGGCCACGGTGTGAAGGCTCCAACAGGTGGTCCACTCATCAGCCTCGTTACCGGTGGTCAACCTGCCATGATGACCTATAGCAACAGCCGCAGCGGCTCTGGCCTCATCAACCAGCCTCGTATCCCTgcgtcatcgtcgtcttcctctaTGCCCGCCGGCAGCCGCCCGCGGAGCCGATCTACCGCTGGAATGCAACAGCCTTCAAGTCGTGCTCCTCCCGTTCCTCCTTTGCCCATTCGTTCTCTCCGTCGGGAGATGACGCAACCTTTGGATCAGTCCCGTGGTCGTGACTCTCGCCCAAGTGAGCCACTCATCAATCGGGCTGGCACAATGGGattctcaagctcctcgtcgaggtaCTGAGGAAAGACTGAACCGGCCGCCCTTTGAGGCGGGCTAGCAAATATCGTTATGAGACCACGAGTTAATGCCCATGATGCCTAGACTAGATTCCCCTTCACTATGGTCTTGGATGATCCACACTCTGGTGAAGAAATCAAAAGGACAGCTTGTATGTGCTGGCGCACATATCTTTGAGCCAAAAAGCAAAGCGTCGGGGCAGGAGTTGGGTGTTGTGTTGCTGTTGAGTCGAGACGTATGTATTACGTCTGATCTTTTCTAATTTCTATTTCCTTTGTACTTGGGTTCTTTTGAATCTCTTTCGGATCTACCTTCTTATATCCTTATATATCCGGTCATGGGAAAAGGGGAAGGGGTTGGATACTATAGAGCCCATGAAGGACAGTGATAACACAAGGCGTGAGCAggctcttgtccttgatgttgaaATCGCAAAAGGAAACAAAGtgtttattattattcttatttcCTTGGTCAATGCTATGAGTCAATTTTCCCTCCACCTATTTCATTCGAGGTATCTCTGGTCTATATGGTCGTGACGCTCATTGTTGGCTCGGCTCGGCTATGATGATGACCTCTGCATTTCAACGGCGCGGCGTGCGCTTGTTTCTTTCGCTTTTGTGTTTCTTTTTCTACTTTTTGATTGGGCAACTCGGCTTACTTGCTGCGCTTGTAGATCTTGGCAAGGAAGGCCTCAAACACGGTCTTCTTGAGGCCCTCGCTCTCGTCAATGTTGGTGATGCGGGCGCGGATCTCGCCGACAACCTTCTCCTCGTAGTCGAGGTAGCGCTGCTCGAGCTTGAGGTCGTCGTAGAGCTTCTTGACaaccttttccttctcgtcgtccttgcGGCCGTAGttctcctcgaggatcttgcgCTGCTCGGGGGtggcgacggcgagggcCTGGTTGACGAGCCAAGAGCActtgttgtccttgatgtCGGTACCAATCTTGCCAATGTGCTCAGGGAGACCGAAGTTGTCGAGGTAATCGTCCTGGATCTGGAAGTACTCGCCCAgggggatgaggatgtcCTCGGCCTGCTTCAGGTTCTTGGGGGtggcgaggttgagctggtgGAGGGCCAGGGCGACGGGGAGGTAGAAGGAGTAGTAGGCGGTCTTGTAAATGACGATGAAGCTGTACTTTTCCATGGAAaagttgtcgaggtcgacctTGTCCTCAGGGGCGGTGAGCAGGTCGCAcagctggccaagctcgGTCTGGAAGGTGGTCTCGTGGAAGAGCTCGATGAGGTCGACGTAGGCGGGGTGGGAGCGGAAGTACTTCTTGAGGAGGGTGTAGATGGCGGCCTCGAGCATGAAGGcgtcgttgatggcgatCATGCCGACACCCTCCTGGCGGTACCAGCAGGGCTGGCCACGGCGGGTGATGCTCGAGTCCATGATGTCGtccgagacgaggaagaaggcctGGAGGAGCTCGGTCATCCAGCCGAGGGTGGCAGACTGGAAGTACTGCTCCTCAGAGAGgggcttctcgaggaggagggagacggaGTCGGGGACAGACATGCCGCGGTTGCATTTTCCGCCGAGGGGGTTGATCTCGAGGGACTGGGAGCATTGCATTAGTATTTGGAGTATCAGTTGGGctttggaggagatggttgCTCACTCGCTTGTACCAGTCAAGCTGCTCCTGGGGGAGCTTGTAGGAACGCGCATGCTCGAGGAGagcctcctcaagcttggggTAGACGGAGTTGAACTCCTGGAGAGTAGTCTTTTGAGCCATGGTCGATTCTGGTGAGAGGAAGGTgagttgacgaggttgaaaACAAACAGAGACAGAGACCGCCTTTTTGAAGAGAAAGGAGTCGGGGAGTAATTAATTGGCCTCGGGAGCTGCACGATAATTACCGGACCTGAATGTCTTTGGCTTAGGTTGGTTTGCTTGATTCAATTAGCTGCAACGGTTAGGAGGGACTTGGCTGTGCCCCTCTTTCCTATTCGCGAATTGGAGCGGGAGGGGCTGTCCACTTGATTTGCTCGGTGAGTCCCAAGACGGCGCTAGGGGAGGGGCAGAGCAGGCGGTGAGATGCGGCAGAACCTGGCAGTTGGCGGTTCAACAGACGCTAGACtcaaaggaggagaagggaaCGAGAAGCAGGGGGAGAGACGATGATACCCAAAGAACGAGCTGATTCCTTGCATAGTTTTATGATGTTGTTAGTATTGTTGAAAGTTTAATGAAAAGAGGCTTTTAATGATTGGTTTGTTCCTTTTGCTATTGGACTAGAGTTCAATTGACTATCTACCTAGGCTCGAAGCGCCAAAACGACCGACCAACACCTAAACTCCAATTCCCTGCTCCAATATACATGAACCTAGTCGTTATCCTATGCCTGGAGCTATGTCTTTTTCGCCTTTGCGCTCTTCCACCGGAAAATGCCCAGTAGGACAATGTGCTCCATGCGGTCATGCCAGGCGACGTCGTTCTCCTGAATCACCTTGAGGGCGTCGTGTAAAGCTCGCTCCGACGCACCGTCGTTCATCATGTCGACGACGCACGCCGCGTTGAGCCCTGCGTTGCGGAACCCCTCGACCAGCACGTCCACATCGTACATATGCGCGAGTCGAGTATGCGTCGGCGTACTGTCCATGTCCTTGCGGTTCTAGATTGGTCAGAAGTGACCCCCCTGTTAGTAGCTGCGTTCACCACCACGGCTACGGGCGGAAAAGACGAGGGGACATATCGACGTACCTTGCATTCCTGACACTTGGCTCCCATCGTATTGACCCATCTGTTACACGCCCATTTCCCCCAATGGTGGCTGCAGGGCCAGCGCATCGTCTTGGGCTGGTCCCGCCTCTCGTCCCTCTCGCCGTGGTGTTCTGTTGCGTCGCTCATCAAGATGCTATTCTCCAAGCTCTTATACAGCCAGAGGTCGGGCTCGCTCCGCGCTCTCATGTCTTGCTGGCCCTCTCTTATACCACTCCTCGCTCGGTGAGGGAACTCGACACCGTGGTGGTGATTCGTACCGCACGTGCCGGACCGGGTTGTGCGAGGTCGCAACTGACGCGCTCTCTGTGAGACGTCTAGGGCGCTCACGGCCATCTGGATGCTGTGATACATGTCTGTCTTTTCTGTTGCTCGAGGTGTGTTTTGTCCAATTCGCTCGTTGTAAAAAAGTGTCAAGTGCTGTTGGGCGGACGAGTTTATGTGACGGTATACAGAATCAGCGTCCACCACGGAGAAATACCCGACTTATCAGAACATCCAACGGGCTAACAGTGAATGACAGCCAACTGACTCGGTTCTCCTGACACTACCGGCATTGCCTACAAAGGTGCCCGtcgaggatggatggaagaagcCGGCCATGACT
This genomic interval from Fusarium keratoplasticum isolate Fu6.1 chromosome 9, whole genome shotgun sequence contains the following:
- a CDS encoding Methionine adenosyltransferase 2 subunit beta → MTERTVLVTGATGLLGREVSASFGLRGWNVKGTGYSRADGISTLKVDLGNESEVASLLDETKPQVIVHCAAQRFPDKVDKDPEAARALNVAASKSLAQLAADRDIFVIYISTDYVFPGVPGDAPYEADAEPRPTNLYGQTKLDGERAVLETFAKAGKEGLGVVLRVPVLYGNAETPAESAVNVLMDALWKAQTQGIEVKMDHWAIRYPTNTEDIGRVCHDISVKYLDTAPGDRAGLPHILQFSSEDRMTKYEIVQLFGEIMGLSTEGIKPNTEGNDPNASVQRPYDCHLSTKALRDLGIDVSACDFKGWWRREVRAFRK